The region CTTAAAAGCAGCACGATGCAGACCCAGTAAAACATCGGGATGATCCAGTCAATGCGTCTAATAGGCAGTAAAAATGCGATGCAAAATGAGACAAATCCGATGCCAAAATATACAAGCTGTTTGTTCGCCAAAATATCGTTTGCTTCGGAAACTAGGATGTATGAGATGGCTATGATTGGGATGATCAAAAACGGCTGAATAAAATCAAAATGTGTTAAAATACGCCGATCTAGTTTTATCAAGAAGCAAACCTTAATTTTTGGGCTAGATTATATCACAAACAAGGCTTTGATTTTGGTTAAATTTAATGTTTTAAATAGCTCAAGACTCGACGTTGCAGTGGCCAAAGAGCTTCAAATTTCACGTAATCAAGCTTTAAATTTGATAAAAGACTCCCTTGTAAGCGTAAATTTAAAGCCTATCTCAAAACCAAGCTTTTTGTTAAATGAAAACGATGAAATTTGCGTAAATTTTGCCCCAAAAAAAGAGGTACAAAACGAGTACGAAGTAAATTTCGATATCCCGATTATATATGAAGACGACGATCTCATAGTGCTAAACAAACCCCCGCAAATCGTCGTTCACCAAGCCCCAAGCGTCAAAGAGGCGACACTTGTCGAGTGGCTAAACAAAAAAGGCTTTATGCTCTCAAATTTAAACGGTGACGTAAGAGCTGGCATCGTCCACCGCCTAGATAAGGGCACGAGTGGCGCTATCGTCGTCGCTAAAAACAACTTCGCCCATGCAAAACTAAGCGAGCAGCTAAGCGATAAGAGCATGGGACGAATTTATCTAGCGCTCACCGACCTACCCCTAAAAGAGGACGTCATCATCGACAAGCCAATCGGCAGAAATCCAAACAACCGCCTAAAAAAAGCGATCGTCGCAGACGCTAAATTTGCAAAAAGTGCCTTTGTAAATTTGCTAAGCGAAGGTGGAGTAAATTTGATAGCAGCAAAGCTTTTTACAGGCAGGACGCACCAGATAAGAGTGCATCTTGCAAGCATAAATCGCCACATTTTAGGCGATGATTTATACGGATTTAAGAGCCAAGGCGATAAAATAAGCAGGGTTATGCTTCACGCTTATATGCTCTATTTTATCCATCCGCGAACTGGCAAAAGGGTAGAATTTACCGCAAAAACGTATGATGACTTTAACCAAATAATTTACAAAAAAATTCCCAAGGAGATTTTTGATGAAAAAATTTGCCCTACGCATATTGACACCATTTTTAGTAGCTTTCTTAGCGGGATGCGGCTCTAGCGTACCGACTCAGCAAAGCACGTCACTACCAACGATTACAAGCTTAAAAACTATTTCAGATATGACAGAAGTTGGCTTTGAGTGGAACCCAGTGACCGATGAGAGCGTCGTTGGCTACTACCTTTACCGCTCAAATCCAAACGATGCAAACTCAAAAATGCAACTAGTTGCAAACATAAAAGACCGCTTTGCTACGCACTATGTGGATCGTGACCTAGCTCCAGAGACCACTTACTCATACCAAATGAGAACCTACTCAAGCAACGCCATCTCTCAACCAGGTGCGATCGCAACTGCGACAACTAAGCCACTACTTGACTCTGTACCATTTGCACAAGCTATCACAGGGCTTCCAGGCCGCGTAAAAGTGATCTGGAGACCACATCCTGATAGCACAGTAGCTAGCTACATCATCCAAAGAAGCGATGCAGGAGCTAATAAATTTAGCCAGATCGCAGAGGTAAATGGCAGACTAAATGCCGAGTATATCGACACTGAGGTAAAACCTGGCAGGTCTTATGAGTATAGGATCTTAGTTAAAACTTCTTCTGGCGTCATCTCAAAACCAAGCCAAAACATAAGCGCCACAACAAAGGAGTTACCCTAAAACAGTAACGAATGTCCAAGCGACCAAAAATGCACCAAAAAAGATCATCTTAACGTGGGATTACGCGCCGGCTGAGGATTTTGCTTATTTTAAGGTTTATAGAACGACAAGTAAAATTTTACCTTACACATACCTAGCAAAAACGACTAGCAACACCTATGAGGATCTCATAAATACAAACGCAGCGACAAGGTATTATAGAGTCACAGCAGTCGATAAAGACGGTCTTGAGAGCTTGAAGCAAGAAGAGCCGATCGTTGGTAGCACACTTGGCGCACCAAAAACTCCAAGCATAAGCGCTAGCTACGATGGTAGCGGCGTAAATGTAAGCTGGAGTGCAGTTGATAGAGCTAGCTCATATACAGTTTATAGAAGTGGCGCTAGCGAGAAAGTCTTTAGCGGCATAAGTGATACTGGGCTTAGAGATGACAGCGTCCAAGCGGGCGCTAGCTACTCTTACAGCGTCGTAGCAGTCGATGAATACGGCATCGCCTCTGATAAGTCATCAAAAGTAGAAGTTAGCATAAAATAATGCCAAATTTCATCGCTTCGTCCTTAAAAGAGCTCTCGTTTCCATTTGGTAACGACAAGATCAAATTTCTTTGGCAGGCAAATGGCCGAAACGAGAGGCTCATCTACACAAAAAATGAAGATGAAGGCTTTTTTCTAGCCGTAAAGCCAGGCAAAAATGGCGTCGTCGTAAAGGGAGAAAAGCTTACAAAGCCTGCTAAAGTTGGCCTTTTACAAGAAGCACTTGAGCTTTTTAAAGAGCAAAGTTGTAACGGCGTCATCAGTCAAGCATTTGCTGTGAAAAAGACAAATTTGACCAAAAAAGTGAGTGAAATTTTAAGTCTTGAAGAGTTTGCGCCAGCTTTTTGCGAGCTAAAAGATAAATTTAAAGAGATTTTTATCGAGATAGGCTTTGGCTCTGGCAGGCACTTGCTCTATCAGGCTAAAAACAACCCAAATGCCCTAGTTATCGGCATAGAGGTCTATAAGCCAAGCATCGAGCAAGTAGCCAAGCTTGCTAAGGTAAATGCCCTAGAAAACGTGCGGCTGATAAACACAGACGCAAGGCTCTTACTCTCGCTAGTTGGATCAAATTTAGTTAATAGGGTATTTTTACACTTCCCAGTGCCGTGGGACAAGGCAGAGCATAGACGCGTGGTCTCATCGGCGTTTGCGCTTGAGTGCGAGAGGATACTAAAGCTTGGTGGTAAATTTGAGCTACGGACTGATAGCAAGGAGTATTGCGACTTTAGTTTGAGTAAATTTTTAGAACCCACAAACTCAAAGATAGAGGCTTTTAAAAATAGAAATTTAGAAGTAACAAGCAAGTATGAAGACCGCTGGAGACGCCAAGATAAGGATATCTACGATGTTATTTATACTTGTGAGGTTGAAAGTGGCGAGAGCGTTTTGACTGGGGATTTTAGCTTTAAAGAAAAGACAAGCGTAAAAAATATCATTAAAAATTTCAAAAATTTCATCATAAAAAAAGAGGATCATTTTTTACATTTTGAAGAAATTTACACCATAAAAGAGGGTGAAATTTTGCTAAAAGTCGCTTTTGGAGCGTTTAACAAACCTGAGCAGTGTTTCATCAAAATAAGCGATGAAAAAAGCGAATATTTTATAAAAAAACCGATCTTAATACGTGAAAATTTAGCAGCACACGAGCTTTTGAAGGAGTATTTGGCTGATGCAAGAGATAATTAGCGCAAGAAATTTAAGCCTAGCTTATGAGCGCAACGAGGTTGTGATCAATAGCGTAAATTTAGACATCTACGCAAATGACTTTGTCTTTATCACAGGCAAGAGTGGAAGCGGAAAAAGCACGCTTTTAAAGTCATTTTACGGAGAAATTTCGCCCCTAGCTGGCGAGCTAAATGTCTGCATGACGCAAATGGACGACATCGATGACAAAAGACTTTGCGAGCTTAGGCAGCGAGTTGGCATTATATTTCAAAACTACCGCTTGATAAATGAGTGGAATGTCGAAAAAAACGTCATGCTGCCACTTATCATCAAAGGCGTCAATCAAAATGTGAGCAAAAAGCAGGTGGCTAAACTTTTAAAACATGTAAATATGCTTCACAAAGCCGATAAATACCCTATGGAGCTAAGTGGTGGCGAACAGCAAAGAGTTGCCATGGCAAGAGCACTCGCGCACAATCCAAATTTGCTCTTATGTGACGAGCCAACGGGAAATTTAGACGAATACTCAAGCGATGTCATCTGGTCGCTTCTAAAATCAGCCAGAGAATTTCTAGGCACAAGCGTCGTCGTGGTGACGCATCACATCCCATCAACGCTTCGCATCCCATACCGCCACTTTGTAATAGAAAATGGAGGCGTGCATGAGATCGCTTAAAAATCACCTTGGATTTATATTGCCGCTGATCGCACTTTTATTTTCAGTGCAGTTTAGCCTCACAGCGGACAAGATCGTAAGAGAGTATGAGAGGCTTATGGGAAATGACTACAACATCGTGGTGGTCTCAAACAAAGAGCTAAGCGAGCCAGTGCTAAAGCCAGTGGTTAGCACGCTAGCTAGCATTGAGCCACTAAGCCCGCAAAAGATCATCGACCGCCTATCAAACGACATCTCGGCTAAAAATTTATCCATCCTTCAAAACGCTTTGCCTAAATTTTACTCGCTAAGATTAAGTGAATTTCCATCGCCAGAATATATGGAGGAGATAAAGCAAAAGCTTTTGAAATTTGATGGTATAAGCAAGGTCGAGACATTTTCAAAGACCCATGACAAGGTCTTTAAGATGCTAAATTTAGCTAAAAGCATATCGTATGCATTTATGGCGATACTTTGTGTCGTTGGGCTTATGCTTATGCTTAAGCAGACTAAAATTTGGCTATTTGAGCATAGAGAGCGCATCGAGATCATGACGCTTTTTGGCGCGCCATTTTGGCTAAAATCAGCCATGCTCTATAAATCAGCCATGGTTGATAGCATAGTTGCGACCATTGCTGTTGGTGCATTTTTCTTTTTCTTGCCTAGTATTGAAATTTTTAGAGAAAATGCCGCAAGCATCGATGTAGTCTTGCCTAGCCTTGATCTTTCAAGAGATATTTTTATCTTATTTGGCGTGGCTGTGGTTTTAAGCATTTTTGCTGTTAGTTTAGTGATGAGCAAGGCTAGAAAAAGCACGATATGAAAAAAGGAATTTTTACACTTTTGCTAGCATTTAGTCTAGCTTTTGCATCAAATACTAAAGAGAAGATAAAAGACTCCAAAAACTCGCTAAGATCGACGCAGGCTATGAGCGAGCAGCTTAGCAAAAAGCTTGATGACTTGGCCGGCGATATCGTAAATGGCGAGAAAAAACTGCGCGGCATAAGCGGCGATATCACAAATTTAAAAGGTCAAATTTCAGTTCTTGAGACAAATGCTTCAAAAGCGCTTCTTGAGCTTGATGATCTAACAAAGCAAAACAAAGAGCTAGAGCGCACTCAAAAAGAGCTAGAGCAAAATATGATAAGGATCATCGCAGAAGACCTCTCATTTGATCTCATGATGTCAGCAAGCGAGGGCAAACAAAGCGAAGAGAGCATCATCTCATCGCAAATTTTAACCAAGCTAAACGCCATAGCTAAAGAGGACTTTAAAAGACTTAGTGAGAACTACGAAGATACGATAGAGAAGATAAAAAACAAATCAAGTAAGATAAATGAGATAAACTCAAGCATAAAAAACTATAGGCGCAAGCAAAATGATCTACAAAGCCTAGAGAGCACGCAGAAAAATACAATAAACGGGCTAAAACGTGATAAAGAAATTTACAGCAAAAAGCTAGCCAAGCTTCAAGCGCAGCAAGATGAGCTAAGAAAGACACTAGAACAGCTTGCTATCATGCAAAAACAAGAGGATGAAGCCGCACGTGCAGCCAGAGAAAAGCAAGAAAGAGCAGCTAGCAAAGGTGACAAAAAAGGGTTAAAGAGCCAGCCAATGGGTGGGGGCTATCAAACAAGCTCAGTTAAGAGATACTCAGGCGCAAGGACGATCGCTCCACTTGATAGCTACTCTGTAAAGCAAAAATTTGGCAATTACGTAGATCCGATATATAACATCAAAATTTTCAATGAGTCAGTCGTGCTTCGCTCAAGCACGCCAGATGCGAAGGTAAAAAGCGTGCTAAATGGCAAGGTCGTATTTGCAAAAGCGACTCCGATGCTTGAAAATGTCGTCATTATAGAAAACGAAAATGGCATCCACACGATCTACGCTCACCTAAGCCAGATCGCGCCAACTGTAAAAGTAGGCTCAGTCGTGCAAAAAGGCTATGTCATAGGCCGAGTTAGAAACGATCTAACCTTTGAAGTAACGCAAAAAAACTACCATATCGACCCGCTTGAAATGATCTCAAAATAGTCACTTTGTAAGCGTTATTAGCTAAATTTAAAGCCTTTTTGGCTAAAATGCGTGAATTTCAAGGAGCATGACAATGAGTAAGAGAAAACGCGTATTGGTCAAATTTTCAGGCGAGGCCTTGGCTGGAGAAAATGGTTTTGGCATAGACACAGCTGTGCTTAAATTTATAGCAAGCGAGATAAAAGAACTCATCGATGGTGGGATCGAAGTTGGCATCGTAATAGGCGGTGGTAACATAGTGCGTGGTGTGAGCGCTGCAAAAGATGGTATCATCAAGCGAACAAGTGGCGATCACATGGGCATGCTAGCAACTGTCATCAACTCGATCGCGATGCGTGAAGCTTTGGAGAGAAGCGGCCTTGAGGTAAGAGTGCAAAGCGCGATCAAGATGGAGGCGATCTGCGAGACTTTCATCGTGGGACGTGCGCAGCGCCATTTGGAAAAGGGCAGAGTTGTTATCTTTGCTGCAGGCACGGGCAATCCATTCTTCACAACAGATACAGCAGCCACGCTAAGAGCTATCGAGATCGGCTCAGATATGATCATAAAAGCGACAAAAGTTGATGGCGTTTATGACAAAGATCCTAAAAAATTCAAAGATGCAAAACTTCTAAAATCACTGAACTACGAAAAGGCGATGAGCGATGACATCAAGGTTATGGACGACACTGCCATAGCTTTAGCAAAGGATAACGCACTGCCGATCTTAGTTTGTAATATGTTTAAGGCTGGAAATTTATTAAAAATAATAAATGAAGAAGAAGCAGCCCTATACTCAGTTGTAAAATAAATTTCAAAAAGGATAAAAATGAGAACAGAACAAATCACAGCAAGAGCGCTAAAACAAGTAGGAGATGACAGATATAAGCTTTCACTTATCGTTGCAAAGCGTGCAGAAGCGCTAGCAAATGGCGCCATAGCTTTAGTTGATGCTGATACTTCAAAGATGAAATTTGCTGACATCGCACTACTTGAAGTGGCTGAGGGCAAAATAGGCTTAGAGGCAATAGTTGAAGGAAAATAGTCTTTTTTTAGAGCAGTTAATAGAGCAAATTTTAGCTTGTAAAAACGTTTCAGAAGCGATAAAACTGCTCTTTTCTCTTTGTGAAAGAAGTGAAATTTTAGACAAAGCTATCGATAGCTGCGTCACATCTCACGCTGGACAATACCGCAAAAGTGGCGAACCATACGCCATCCACCCCATCTTAGTAGCCTCTATCGTAGCAAACATGGGCGGCGATGAGAGTATGGTTATAGCTGCACTTCTTCATGACGTGGTTGAAGATACCGACGTAACGTTAGGTGAGCTTCAGGCTGAATTTGGCGATGAGGTTGCAAAGCTAGTTGAAGGGCTTACAAAGATAGTTGCCATTAGAGAAAATAAGCTTGCAAGCTCAGATAGCAACGAAAAACTTGCAAGTTCGGCGCTAACTTTTAGAAAGATGCTCTTAATCTCCATAGAAGACGTCAGAGTCCTTGTCGTAAAGCTTTGCGACAGACTTCACAACATGCTAACGCTTGAAGCGCTAAGGCCTGAAAAGCAAAAACGCATAGCTGAAGAGACGCTTATGGTCTATGCTCCGATCGCTCATAGGCTAGGAATTTCATCGATCAAAAACATGCTTGAAGATCTAAGCTTTAAGTATGCGATGCCAGAAGAATACGCAAAGATCGATAGCTACCTAAACAAAAACAAGCAACAACTTAGCCTAAAACTAAATGCTTTTCACGAAAAGGTAAGCCAAATTTTGCTTGAAAATGGCTTTATCGAGGGCACTTTTGAGATACAAAAACGCATAAAACACTACTACTCGATCTATCTAAAGATGCAAAGAAAGGGCATTTCTATCGAAGAGGTGCTTGACTTGCTTGCTATTAGAATTCTCGTGGAAAAGCCGCTTGATTGCTACCTGGCACTTGGAAATTTACATATAAATTTTAACCCTCTCATCTCGAGGTTTAAAGACTATATTGCACTTCCAAAGCAAAATGGCTATCAAACGATACACACAACCATTTTTGATAACAAAAGCATCTTTGAGGCGCAAGTTCGCACTTATGATATGCATAAAACCGCTGAATACGGTGTCGCCGCTCACTGGAAATATAAAAACGGCGAGGGCAGCCTCTTAAATCCAAAGCTTGACTGGCTAAATGACATCAGCATGCAAAATAGCGAGAACGAGGGCAACGTCGAAGAGCTTTATGAATATGCAAAAGATAGCCTTTATATCGAAGATATCGCAGTTTATTCTCCAAAGGGAGAGGTCTTTACATTGCCACGCGGTGCTACGGCGCTTGATTATGCTTATGAGATTCACTCAGAGATCGGACTTTACGCAAAAGAAGCTTATATAAACCGCGTTAGGATGCCGCTTCTAACAGAGCTAAAAAATGGCGACATCGTTAGGATAGTAACTGGCGAAGAGGCTAAATTTCGCTGTTCGTGGATAAATAGTGTGCGAACAGGCAAGGCAAAGGCGACGATAAGGTCATTTTGTAAGCAAAAGATAAGAGATATAAACTACAAAATGGCGATAGATATCTTAAAATCAGTATTTAACGTCTCAAAAGATAGAATTTTAGAGTGGATAGAGAGCGAAAATTTAGGCAAAAAGGTCTTTCGCGCGGCAACTGATAGCGAGTATCTACAAGAAGTGGCAAATATGCTTAAAAAATACATCAGAAAAGAGCGTCCATTTATGATCTCTTTGGGCGACAAATACCAGATCAAAAAGCAAAAATTTGAAAACATAGTGATCTACTCAAATCACAAAATTTCAAATGTCGAGTTTGATTATTGTTGCAATCCAAAAAGGGGCGATAGCATAGTTGGCTTTAAAAATGGTCACACCGTGACAGTGCATCACAAGCTTTGCGAGCGCGCTGGTAAGCTCATGGATAAAGGCGATGAGATCATCTTTGTCAAATGGACGAGAAATGCTCCACATAGGTATAAAATTTTATTAAATTTAGAAAATAGAAAAGGTGCGTTGGCTGAATTTTTAACATATCTTGCTAGACTTGATATAAATTTAGCTACAATCTCGCTAAACGAAGCAAATGATCTTAGCGGAGATAAGTTTGAAATAAGCGTCGAAATAGCAGAAAACATCGATGCAAACGAGATCAAAGAGAAGATCAAAGATAGATATAAGATTATTGATTTTGTTTCGCAAAGTGACCCATATCATAATTAGGAGAGAAAAATGGTTCAAGATATAGATGATATTTTACAAGAGATAAACCGCGGCGTTGCCGAGATGATCGATGCTGAGAGAGTTGAAAATTTAGTTAAAAATTATTATGAAAAAGGTGAAAATTTCTACGTAAAAGCAGGCTTTGACCCAACAGCTCCAGACCTTCACCTAGGTCACACAGTCGTTTTAAACAAGATGGCTTTGCTTCAAAAACACGGCGCTATCGTGCAGTTTTTAATAGGCGATTTTACCGCTCAAATAGGCGATCCAACAGGCAAGTCAGCCACTAGAAAAAAGCTAGATCAAGAGACCGTTTTAAAAAATGCTAAAACCTACGAAGAGCAAGTTTTTAAAATTTTAGATCCTAAAAAAACTGTGATAATGTTTAACTCAAAATGGTCAAATGAGCTTGGCGCTGCTGGCATAATCGAGCTAACTAGCACATTTTCAGTAGCTAGAATGCTAGAGCGAGATGACTTTGAAAAGAGGATAAAAGTGGGCAATCCTATATCAATCTCTGAGTTTATGTATCCGCTTCTTCAAGGATATGATAGCGTTGCTATGAAGTGCGACATCGAGATGGGTGGCACAGATCAGAAATTTAACCTTCTAATGGGCAGAACTTTGCAGCGAACATATAATATCGGCAAAGAGCAAGCTGTCATCATGATGCCACTTCTTGAGGGGCTTGATGGCGTAAATAAGATGAGTAAGAGCCTTGGCAACTACATAGGCGTAACTGAAAATGCAAATGATATGTTTGCAAAAACGCTTAGCATAAGTGACGAGCTTATGTGGCGCTGGTACGAGCTACTAAGCACAAAAACACTTGGCGAGATAGAAGAGCTGATGAATGACGTAAATAGTGGCAAATATCATCCAAAAAAGGCAAAAGAGGATCTTGCATACGAGATAACAGCGAGGTATCACGGTGAGGAGGCTGCTAAGGCTGCTATGGC is a window of Campylobacter concisus DNA encoding:
- a CDS encoding RluA family pseudouridine synthase, which gives rise to MVKFNVLNSSRLDVAVAKELQISRNQALNLIKDSLVSVNLKPISKPSFLLNENDEICVNFAPKKEVQNEYEVNFDIPIIYEDDDLIVLNKPPQIVVHQAPSVKEATLVEWLNKKGFMLSNLNGDVRAGIVHRLDKGTSGAIVVAKNNFAHAKLSEQLSDKSMGRIYLALTDLPLKEDVIIDKPIGRNPNNRLKKAIVADAKFAKSAFVNLLSEGGVNLIAAKLFTGRTHQIRVHLASINRHILGDDLYGFKSQGDKISRVMLHAYMLYFIHPRTGKRVEFTAKTYDDFNQIIYKKIPKEIFDEKICPTHIDTIFSSFLSGMRL
- a CDS encoding fibronectin type III domain-containing protein, with product MKKFALRILTPFLVAFLAGCGSSVPTQQSTSLPTITSLKTISDMTEVGFEWNPVTDESVVGYYLYRSNPNDANSKMQLVANIKDRFATHYVDRDLAPETTYSYQMRTYSSNAISQPGAIATATTKPLLDSVPFAQAITGLPGRVKVIWRPHPDSTVASYIIQRSDAGANKFSQIAEVNGRLNAEYIDTEVKPGRSYEYRILVKTSSGVISKPSQNISATTKELP
- the trmB gene encoding tRNA (guanosine(46)-N7)-methyltransferase TrmB: MPNFIASSLKELSFPFGNDKIKFLWQANGRNERLIYTKNEDEGFFLAVKPGKNGVVVKGEKLTKPAKVGLLQEALELFKEQSCNGVISQAFAVKKTNLTKKVSEILSLEEFAPAFCELKDKFKEIFIEIGFGSGRHLLYQAKNNPNALVIGIEVYKPSIEQVAKLAKVNALENVRLINTDARLLLSLVGSNLVNRVFLHFPVPWDKAEHRRVVSSAFALECERILKLGGKFELRTDSKEYCDFSLSKFLEPTNSKIEAFKNRNLEVTSKYEDRWRRQDKDIYDVIYTCEVESGESVLTGDFSFKEKTSVKNIIKNFKNFIIKKEDHFLHFEEIYTIKEGEILLKVAFGAFNKPEQCFIKISDEKSEYFIKKPILIRENLAAHELLKEYLADARDN
- a CDS encoding cell division ATP-binding protein FtsE, coding for MQEIISARNLSLAYERNEVVINSVNLDIYANDFVFITGKSGSGKSTLLKSFYGEISPLAGELNVCMTQMDDIDDKRLCELRQRVGIIFQNYRLINEWNVEKNVMLPLIIKGVNQNVSKKQVAKLLKHVNMLHKADKYPMELSGGEQQRVAMARALAHNPNLLLCDEPTGNLDEYSSDVIWSLLKSAREFLGTSVVVVTHHIPSTLRIPYRHFVIENGGVHEIA
- a CDS encoding cell division protein FtsX; this encodes MRSLKNHLGFILPLIALLFSVQFSLTADKIVREYERLMGNDYNIVVVSNKELSEPVLKPVVSTLASIEPLSPQKIIDRLSNDISAKNLSILQNALPKFYSLRLSEFPSPEYMEEIKQKLLKFDGISKVETFSKTHDKVFKMLNLAKSISYAFMAILCVVGLMLMLKQTKIWLFEHRERIEIMTLFGAPFWLKSAMLYKSAMVDSIVATIAVGAFFFFLPSIEIFRENAASIDVVLPSLDLSRDIFILFGVAVVLSIFAVSLVMSKARKSTI
- a CDS encoding murein hydrolase activator EnvC family protein; the protein is MKKGIFTLLLAFSLAFASNTKEKIKDSKNSLRSTQAMSEQLSKKLDDLAGDIVNGEKKLRGISGDITNLKGQISVLETNASKALLELDDLTKQNKELERTQKELEQNMIRIIAEDLSFDLMMSASEGKQSEESIISSQILTKLNAIAKEDFKRLSENYEDTIEKIKNKSSKINEINSSIKNYRRKQNDLQSLESTQKNTINGLKRDKEIYSKKLAKLQAQQDELRKTLEQLAIMQKQEDEAARAAREKQERAASKGDKKGLKSQPMGGGYQTSSVKRYSGARTIAPLDSYSVKQKFGNYVDPIYNIKIFNESVVLRSSTPDAKVKSVLNGKVVFAKATPMLENVVIIENENGIHTIYAHLSQIAPTVKVGSVVQKGYVIGRVRNDLTFEVTQKNYHIDPLEMISK
- the pyrH gene encoding UMP kinase, which gives rise to MSKRKRVLVKFSGEALAGENGFGIDTAVLKFIASEIKELIDGGIEVGIVIGGGNIVRGVSAAKDGIIKRTSGDHMGMLATVINSIAMREALERSGLEVRVQSAIKMEAICETFIVGRAQRHLEKGRVVIFAAGTGNPFFTTDTAATLRAIEIGSDMIIKATKVDGVYDKDPKKFKDAKLLKSLNYEKAMSDDIKVMDDTAIALAKDNALPILVCNMFKAGNLLKIINEEEAALYSVVK
- a CDS encoding DNA-directed RNA polymerase subunit omega — encoded protein: MRTEQITARALKQVGDDRYKLSLIVAKRAEALANGAIALVDADTSKMKFADIALLEVAEGKIGLEAIVEGK
- a CDS encoding RelA/SpoT family protein codes for the protein MKENSLFLEQLIEQILACKNVSEAIKLLFSLCERSEILDKAIDSCVTSHAGQYRKSGEPYAIHPILVASIVANMGGDESMVIAALLHDVVEDTDVTLGELQAEFGDEVAKLVEGLTKIVAIRENKLASSDSNEKLASSALTFRKMLLISIEDVRVLVVKLCDRLHNMLTLEALRPEKQKRIAEETLMVYAPIAHRLGISSIKNMLEDLSFKYAMPEEYAKIDSYLNKNKQQLSLKLNAFHEKVSQILLENGFIEGTFEIQKRIKHYYSIYLKMQRKGISIEEVLDLLAIRILVEKPLDCYLALGNLHINFNPLISRFKDYIALPKQNGYQTIHTTIFDNKSIFEAQVRTYDMHKTAEYGVAAHWKYKNGEGSLLNPKLDWLNDISMQNSENEGNVEELYEYAKDSLYIEDIAVYSPKGEVFTLPRGATALDYAYEIHSEIGLYAKEAYINRVRMPLLTELKNGDIVRIVTGEEAKFRCSWINSVRTGKAKATIRSFCKQKIRDINYKMAIDILKSVFNVSKDRILEWIESENLGKKVFRAATDSEYLQEVANMLKKYIRKERPFMISLGDKYQIKKQKFENIVIYSNHKISNVEFDYCCNPKRGDSIVGFKNGHTVTVHHKLCERAGKLMDKGDEIIFVKWTRNAPHRYKILLNLENRKGALAEFLTYLARLDINLATISLNEANDLSGDKFEISVEIAENIDANEIKEKIKDRYKIIDFVSQSDPYHN
- the tyrS gene encoding tyrosine--tRNA ligase, with protein sequence MVQDIDDILQEINRGVAEMIDAERVENLVKNYYEKGENFYVKAGFDPTAPDLHLGHTVVLNKMALLQKHGAIVQFLIGDFTAQIGDPTGKSATRKKLDQETVLKNAKTYEEQVFKILDPKKTVIMFNSKWSNELGAAGIIELTSTFSVARMLERDDFEKRIKVGNPISISEFMYPLLQGYDSVAMKCDIEMGGTDQKFNLLMGRTLQRTYNIGKEQAVIMMPLLEGLDGVNKMSKSLGNYIGVTENANDMFAKTLSISDELMWRWYELLSTKTLGEIEELMNDVNSGKYHPKKAKEDLAYEITARYHGEEAAKAAMAEFNSVHSQNQLPTDMKEFSLKAPIWIVEALSQCGLSESNSQARRDIKANAVSVNQEKISDEQLKLGAGEYILQVGKRKFAKIKVE